One segment of Triticum aestivum cultivar Chinese Spring chromosome 2A, IWGSC CS RefSeq v2.1, whole genome shotgun sequence DNA contains the following:
- the LOC123189685 gene encoding protein NUCLEAR FUSION DEFECTIVE 4 yields MAGGGGLGKVKAGSRPPWVGLAAAVWVQVAAGSAYVFPLYSHAVKEALGYNQKALTMLGVANDVGENVGLVPGVLANRLPPWLILLIGSACAFFGFGTVWLAVTKTVAMPYWVLCIALCVGTNSSAWLGTAALVTNMRNFPLSRGTVAGLIKGYVAVSAAVYTETFNGMLNNSPTNLLLLLALGIPVACVVVMYFVRPCTPSLDEDNATEHSHFVFTQVSSVVLGVYLMVATILGDTLNLSATITYLLFGIMILLLLSPLAIPIKMTLYPSKPKEEKASALLVPSYSTDSLSGADQENGEPLLRGTSATFVPGNNDSDETDLDVLLAEGEGAVNLKKRKGPRRGDDFTFAEALVKADFWLLFIVYFCGVGTGVTALNNLAQIGTSVGANDTTVLLCLFGFCNFVGRILGGSISEYFVRTRMLPRPFWMMCTQIIMVVTFLLFATGLHSLIYVSTTLLGICYGVQFAVMIPTVSELFGLKDFGLMYNFMLMVNPIGAFFFSALLAGYVYDKEAERQNPGVLDPSNCFGPDCFRLTFYVCAMVCCCGTLICLVFIARIKPVYQMLYASGSFRHPRQQQLY; encoded by the exons ATGGCGGGCGGCGGAGGGCTGGGGAAGGTGAAGGCGGGGAGCCGGCCGCCGTGGgtggggctggcggcggcggtgtgggtgCAGGTGGCGGCCGGCAGCGCCTACGTCTTCCCGCTCTACTCGCACGCCGTCAAGGAGGCGCTCGGGTACAACCAGAAGGCGCTCACCATGCTGGGCGTCGCCAACGACGTGGGCGAGAACGTGGGGTTGGTCCCCGGGGTGCTCGCCAACCGCCTCCCGCCCTGGCTCATCCTCCTCATCGGCTCCGCCTGCGCCTTCTTCGGCTTCGGCACCGTCTGGCTCGCCGTCACCAAGACCGTCGCCATGCCCTACTGGGTG TTGTGTATAGCTCTATGTGTCGGCACAAACAGCAGTGCATGGTTGGGAACTGCGGCGCTTGTGACCAACATGAGGAACTTTCCTCTCAGCCGAGGAACCGTTGCCGGTCTCATCAAAGGTTATGTTGCTGTTAGTGCTGCTGTCTACACGGAAACGTTCAATGGAATGCTTAACAATTCGCCCACAAACCTTTTGCTGTTGCTTGCTTTGGGGATCCCGGTAGCATGTGTTGTGGTGATGTATTTTGTCAGGCCCTGCACCCCATCACTGGATGAGGATAATGCAACAGAACACAGCCACTTCGTGTTCACGCAGGTCTCTAGCGTGGTTCTCGGCGTGTACCTTATGGTGGCTACGATACTCGGCGACACTTTGAACCTAAGTGCGACTATCACCTACCTTTTATTTGGTATAATGATACTCCTGCTCCTTTCTCCACTTGCCATACCAATCAAAATGACACTTTATCCAAGCAAGCCAAAGGAGGAGAAGGCCAGCGCCCTGCTTGTTCCGTCTTATTCAACGGATAGTTTGTCCGGTGCGGATCAAGAGAATGGAGAACCGCTTCTGCGTGGCACGTCGGCGACGTTTGTTCCAGGCAACAATGATTCTGATGAGACTGATCTGGATGTTCTGCTTGCTGAGGGTGAGGGAGCAGTGAATTTGAAGAAGAGGAAAGGGCCAAGAAGAGGGGACGATTTCACATTTGCTGAAGCCTTAGTTAAGGCAGATTTCTGGCTACTGTTTATTGTATACTTTTGTGGTGTTGGCACTGGTGTCACTGCTCTGAACAACCTAGCTCAGATTGGGACTTCTGTTGGTGCTAATGACACAACTGTTTTGTTGTGCCTCTTTGGCTTCTGCAACTTTGTTGGCCGTATCCTTGGTGGATCAATCTCTGAATATTTCGTAAG AACAAGAATGCTTCCTCGTCCTTTCTGGATGATGTGCACACAAATAATCATGGTGGTAACCTTCCTCCTTTTTGCGACCGGCCTCCACAGCCTGATCTATGTGTCAACGACGCTGCTGGGGATATGCTACGGGGTCCAGTTCGCAGTCATGATACCGACCGTGTCGGAGCTTTTCGGGCTCAAGGACTTCGGGCTGATGTACAACTTCATGCTCATGGTGAACCCGATCGGCGCGTTCTTTTTCTCGGCCCTCCTCGCCGGTTACGTCTACGACAAGGAGGCGGAGAGGCAGAACCCTGGCGTGCTGGACCCTTCAAACTGCTTTGGACCTGACTGTTTCAGGCTCACATTCTACGTCTGTGCCATGGTGTGTTGCTGTGGAACCCTGATCTGCCTAGTTTTCATCGCGAGGATCAAGCCGGTTTATCAGATGCTCTACGCCAGCGGGTCGTTCAGACACCCTCGACAGCAGCAGCTGTACTGA